In Juglans microcarpa x Juglans regia isolate MS1-56 chromosome 8D, Jm3101_v1.0, whole genome shotgun sequence, the following are encoded in one genomic region:
- the LOC121243026 gene encoding protein transport protein Sec61 subunit gamma-like gives MDAIDSVFDPFREFSKDSVNLVKRCHKPDRKEFIKVAFRTAIGFVVMGFVGFFVKLIFIPTNNIIVRSD, from the coding sequence atggatgcTATAGACTCAGTCTTCGACCCCTTCAGAGAATTCTCTAAGGATAGCGTCAACCTCGTTAAGCGCTGCCACAAGCCCGACCGCAAAGAGTTTATAAAGGTTGCGTTTCGTACTGCAATTGGGTTTGTGGTGATGGGGTTCGTTGGGTTCTTTGTGAAGTTGATCTTCATCCCCACCAACAACATCATCGTTAGGTCCGATTAA